The following coding sequences are from one Triplophysa dalaica isolate WHDGS20190420 chromosome 12, ASM1584641v1, whole genome shotgun sequence window:
- the LOC130433419 gene encoding T-cell differentiation antigen CD6-like isoform X5, whose amino-acid sequence MSPLLLFTVLQTLSLFQGFNITNDLHHKNVKPEDHSTIDLSVLILSHGCSGVLRTHRKNITVDVTLNLLDAQEQKDLANQICKNLHCGREHVMNKTVSSGVCLADCILKESKLHNCTTAAEDDCTNAIEVICEHQAARLAGGQDRCVGRVELLHNGQWGTVCDDEFDNRSGVVVCAQLGCGSITKSGLNFGAGRGPIHISKMKCNGTERNLWECSVNNTTPTDFCGHKEDSGIVCSESTMPTPTPTPSNTTNLTWTAESSTVAATKDNSGVSPAVVGCFILSLALLLFILSNAAVCVLYKRKACQIRQHQSDFPAGTEYQTNALTESLGSRQNSNYGHGFDRTANRAAQGSSSDSDYEHHNIDRAQLYPTALNMNDSISTSSGEGYQNTHINMDTMHLSVDKLPTHLDKCLFAPLAFGDTDLPATPTQAVDINDSSSTSSGEFCESTKSDMDNVIKTTEDASLQENSLFSTMSCNNQHLQAKNMNDSDSTSSGEVYQNTELDNDLISEDEESPSLPQQSLQTPHDAQMTGNTVVYSGFHTQAADGNDSDSTSSGECYQNIEFEGKESPSPEAFVDYNSSQMTGSAVGNQGPHIPRQLSQETDNASTSSDNSYVNVPARNQNDDGFSPAREKEVQSSSDNDYDEPENW is encoded by the exons ATGTCACCATTGCTGCTGTTTACTGTTCTACAGACTTTGTCTTTGTTTCAAG GATTCAATATTACGAATGACCTTCATCATAAGAATGTGAAGCCTGAAGATCACTCAACCA TAGACCTCTCCGTACTAATTCTGTCCCACGGCTGCTCTGGTGTTCTAAGGACCCATCGCAAAAACATCACAGTGGATGTGACCCTCAACCTGCTGGATGCTCAGGAGCAGAAAGATCTTGCAAACCAAATATGCAAAAACCTTCATTGTGGTCGAGAACATGTTATGAACAAAACAGTTAGCAGTGGTGTTTGTCTTGCGGATTGCATTCTTAAAGAGTCAAAGCTGCACAATTGCACTACAGCTGCAGAAGATGACTGCACAAATGCAATAGAAGTCATCTGCG AGCATCAAGCCGCCCGATTGGCCGGAGGACAGGATCGCTGTGTTGGACGGGTGGAGTTGCTGCACAATGGGCAGTGGGGCACTGTATGTGATGATGAATTTGACAACCGAAGTGGAGTTGTAGTTTGTGCCCAACTGGGTTGTGGCAGCATCACAAAATCAGGCTTAAATTTTGGAGCTGGGAGAGGGCCCATCCACATCAGCAAGATGAAATGCAATGGCACAGAGAGGAACCTATGGGAGTGCAGTGTGAACAACACCACTCCCACAGACTTCTGTGGACATAAGGAAGATAGTGGAATTGTGTGTTCAG AGAGCACAATGCCTACACCCACACCCACACCAAGCAACACAACCAATTTGACATGGACTGCAG AGTCAAGCACAGTTGCGGCAACAAAAGACAACAGTGGAGTTTCACCAGCAGTTGTTGGCTGCTTCATCTTATCTCTTGCTCTGCTGCTCTTTATTCTGTCAAATGCTGCTGTCTGTGTGCTTTATAAAAGAAAGG CATGTCAAATTCGGCAACATCAAAGTGATTTCCCGGCAGGCACAGAGTACCAGACAAATGCATTGACAG AAAGTCTCGGTTCAAGACAGAACTCAAACTATGGGCATGGATTTGACAGAACAGCCAATCGAGCTGCACAAGGATCTTCCTCTGATTCAGACTATGAACATCACAACATTGATCGAGCACAACTTTACCCAACAG CACTGAACATGAATGACTCAATCAGTACATCATCTGGGGAAGGCTATCAAAACACACATATCAACATGGACACCATGCACTTGTCAG TTGATAAACTCCCAACTCATCTTGATAAGTGTCTTTTTGCACCATTGGCTTTTGGAGACACCGACTTACCTGCCACACCAACTCAAG CAGTCGATATAAATGATTCAAGCAGTACGTCTTCAGGAGAGTTCTGTGAAAGCACAAAGAGTGACATGGACAACGTTATCAAAACAA CTGAGGATGCTTCACTTCAGGAAAATTCACTATTTTCAACCATGTCTTGCAATAACCAGCACTTACAAG caaaaaatatgaatgattcGGACAGTACGTCTTCTGGAGAGGTCTATCAAAACACAGAGTTGGACAATGATCTCATATCTG AAGATGAGGAAAGCCCATCACTTCCTCAGCAGTCACTCCAGACACCTCACGATGCTCAGATGACAGGAAACACTGTTGTTTACAGCGGCTTCCACACACAAG cggCAGATGGGAATGATTCAGACAGCACATCTTCAGGAGAGTGCTATCAAAACATAGAGTTTG AAGGTAAGGAAAGCCCATCACCTGAAGCATTTGTAGATTACAACAGCTCGCAGATGACAGGAAGTGCTGTCGGTAACCAAGGCCCTCATATACCTAGACAACTCAGTCAAG aaacaGATAATGCCAGCACGTCATCTGACAATTCGTATGTGAATGTTCCAGCAAGAAATCAGAATGATGATGGATTTTCTCCAGCAAGAGAAAAAGAAGTTCAGTCCTCTTCAGACAATGACTATGATGAGCCTGAAAACTggtga
- the LOC130433419 gene encoding T-cell differentiation antigen CD6-like isoform X4: MSPLLLFTVLQTLSLFQGFNITNDLHHKNVKPEDHSTIDLSVLILSHGCSGVLRTHRKNITVDVTLNLLDAQEQKDLANQICKNLHCGREHVMNKTVSSGVCLADCILKESKLHNCTTAAEDDCTNAIEVICEHQAARLAGGQDRCVGRVELLHNGQWGTVCDDEFDNRSGVVVCAQLGCGSITKSGLNFGAGRGPIHISKMKCNGTERNLWECSVNNTTPTDFCGHKEDSGIVCSESTMPTPTPTPSNTTNLTWTAESSTVAATKDNSGVSPAVVGCFILSLALLLFILSNAAVCVLYKRKACQIRQHQSDFPAGTEYQTNALTGIYNPRINTAPEAFPYESLGSRQNSNYGHGFDRTANRAAQGSSSDSDYEHHNIDRAQLYPTALNMNDSISTSSGEGYQNTHINMDTMHLSVDKLPTHLDKCLFAPLAFGDTDLPATPTQAVDINDSSSTSSGEFCESTKSDMDNVIKTTEDASLQENSLFSTMSCNNQHLQAKNMNDSDSTSSGEVYQNTELDNDLISDEESPSLPQQSLQTPHDAQMTGNTVVYSGFHTQAADGNDSDSTSSGECYQNIEFEGKESPSPEAFVDYNSSQMTGSAVGNQGPHIPRQLSQETDNASTSSDNSYVNVPARNQNDDGFSPAREKEVQSSSDNDYDEPENW, translated from the exons ATGTCACCATTGCTGCTGTTTACTGTTCTACAGACTTTGTCTTTGTTTCAAG GATTCAATATTACGAATGACCTTCATCATAAGAATGTGAAGCCTGAAGATCACTCAACCA TAGACCTCTCCGTACTAATTCTGTCCCACGGCTGCTCTGGTGTTCTAAGGACCCATCGCAAAAACATCACAGTGGATGTGACCCTCAACCTGCTGGATGCTCAGGAGCAGAAAGATCTTGCAAACCAAATATGCAAAAACCTTCATTGTGGTCGAGAACATGTTATGAACAAAACAGTTAGCAGTGGTGTTTGTCTTGCGGATTGCATTCTTAAAGAGTCAAAGCTGCACAATTGCACTACAGCTGCAGAAGATGACTGCACAAATGCAATAGAAGTCATCTGCG AGCATCAAGCCGCCCGATTGGCCGGAGGACAGGATCGCTGTGTTGGACGGGTGGAGTTGCTGCACAATGGGCAGTGGGGCACTGTATGTGATGATGAATTTGACAACCGAAGTGGAGTTGTAGTTTGTGCCCAACTGGGTTGTGGCAGCATCACAAAATCAGGCTTAAATTTTGGAGCTGGGAGAGGGCCCATCCACATCAGCAAGATGAAATGCAATGGCACAGAGAGGAACCTATGGGAGTGCAGTGTGAACAACACCACTCCCACAGACTTCTGTGGACATAAGGAAGATAGTGGAATTGTGTGTTCAG AGAGCACAATGCCTACACCCACACCCACACCAAGCAACACAACCAATTTGACATGGACTGCAG AGTCAAGCACAGTTGCGGCAACAAAAGACAACAGTGGAGTTTCACCAGCAGTTGTTGGCTGCTTCATCTTATCTCTTGCTCTGCTGCTCTTTATTCTGTCAAATGCTGCTGTCTGTGTGCTTTATAAAAGAAAGG CATGTCAAATTCGGCAACATCAAAGTGATTTCCCGGCAGGCACAGAGTACCAGACAAATGCATTGACAGGTATCTACAACCCGAGAATTAACACAGCTCCTGAAGCATTTCCATACG AAAGTCTCGGTTCAAGACAGAACTCAAACTATGGGCATGGATTTGACAGAACAGCCAATCGAGCTGCACAAGGATCTTCCTCTGATTCAGACTATGAACATCACAACATTGATCGAGCACAACTTTACCCAACAG CACTGAACATGAATGACTCAATCAGTACATCATCTGGGGAAGGCTATCAAAACACACATATCAACATGGACACCATGCACTTGTCAG TTGATAAACTCCCAACTCATCTTGATAAGTGTCTTTTTGCACCATTGGCTTTTGGAGACACCGACTTACCTGCCACACCAACTCAAG CAGTCGATATAAATGATTCAAGCAGTACGTCTTCAGGAGAGTTCTGTGAAAGCACAAAGAGTGACATGGACAACGTTATCAAAACAA CTGAGGATGCTTCACTTCAGGAAAATTCACTATTTTCAACCATGTCTTGCAATAACCAGCACTTACAAG caaaaaatatgaatgattcGGACAGTACGTCTTCTGGAGAGGTCTATCAAAACACAGAGTTGGACAATGATCTCATATCTG ATGAGGAAAGCCCATCACTTCCTCAGCAGTCACTCCAGACACCTCACGATGCTCAGATGACAGGAAACACTGTTGTTTACAGCGGCTTCCACACACAAG cggCAGATGGGAATGATTCAGACAGCACATCTTCAGGAGAGTGCTATCAAAACATAGAGTTTG AAGGTAAGGAAAGCCCATCACCTGAAGCATTTGTAGATTACAACAGCTCGCAGATGACAGGAAGTGCTGTCGGTAACCAAGGCCCTCATATACCTAGACAACTCAGTCAAG aaacaGATAATGCCAGCACGTCATCTGACAATTCGTATGTGAATGTTCCAGCAAGAAATCAGAATGATGATGGATTTTCTCCAGCAAGAGAAAAAGAAGTTCAGTCCTCTTCAGACAATGACTATGATGAGCCTGAAAACTggtga
- the LOC130433419 gene encoding T-cell differentiation antigen CD6-like isoform X2, whose translation MSPLLLFTVLQTLSLFQGFNITNDLHHKNVKPEDHSTIDLSVLILSHGCSGVLRTHRKNITVDVTLNLLDAQEQKDLANQICKNLHCGREHVMNKTVSSGVCLADCILKESKLHNCTTAAEDDCTNAIEVICEHQAARLAGGQDRCVGRVELLHNGQWGTVCDDEFDNRSGVVVCAQLGCGSITKSGLNFGAGRGPIHISKMKCNGTERNLWECSVNNTTPTDFCGHKEDSGIVCSESTMPTPTPTPSNTTNLTWTAESSTVAATKDNSGVSPAVVGCFILSLALLLFILSNAAVCVLYKRKACQIRQHQSDFPAGTEYQTNALTGIYNPRINTAPEAFPYESLGSRQNSNYGHGFDRTANRAAQGSSSDSDYEHHNIDRAQLYPTALNMNDSISTSSGEGYQNTHINMDTMHLSVDKLPTHLDKCLFAPLAFGDTDLPATPTQVDINDSSSTSSGEFCESTKSDMDNVIKTTEDASLQENSLFSTMSCNNQHLQAKNMNDSDSTSSGEVYQNTELDNDLISEDEESPSLPQQSLQTPHDAQMTGNTVVYSGFHTQAADGNDSDSTSSGECYQNIEFEGKESPSPEAFVDYNSSQMTGSAVGNQGPHIPRQLSQETDNASTSSDNSYVNVPARNQNDDGFSPAREKEVQSSSDNDYDEPENW comes from the exons ATGTCACCATTGCTGCTGTTTACTGTTCTACAGACTTTGTCTTTGTTTCAAG GATTCAATATTACGAATGACCTTCATCATAAGAATGTGAAGCCTGAAGATCACTCAACCA TAGACCTCTCCGTACTAATTCTGTCCCACGGCTGCTCTGGTGTTCTAAGGACCCATCGCAAAAACATCACAGTGGATGTGACCCTCAACCTGCTGGATGCTCAGGAGCAGAAAGATCTTGCAAACCAAATATGCAAAAACCTTCATTGTGGTCGAGAACATGTTATGAACAAAACAGTTAGCAGTGGTGTTTGTCTTGCGGATTGCATTCTTAAAGAGTCAAAGCTGCACAATTGCACTACAGCTGCAGAAGATGACTGCACAAATGCAATAGAAGTCATCTGCG AGCATCAAGCCGCCCGATTGGCCGGAGGACAGGATCGCTGTGTTGGACGGGTGGAGTTGCTGCACAATGGGCAGTGGGGCACTGTATGTGATGATGAATTTGACAACCGAAGTGGAGTTGTAGTTTGTGCCCAACTGGGTTGTGGCAGCATCACAAAATCAGGCTTAAATTTTGGAGCTGGGAGAGGGCCCATCCACATCAGCAAGATGAAATGCAATGGCACAGAGAGGAACCTATGGGAGTGCAGTGTGAACAACACCACTCCCACAGACTTCTGTGGACATAAGGAAGATAGTGGAATTGTGTGTTCAG AGAGCACAATGCCTACACCCACACCCACACCAAGCAACACAACCAATTTGACATGGACTGCAG AGTCAAGCACAGTTGCGGCAACAAAAGACAACAGTGGAGTTTCACCAGCAGTTGTTGGCTGCTTCATCTTATCTCTTGCTCTGCTGCTCTTTATTCTGTCAAATGCTGCTGTCTGTGTGCTTTATAAAAGAAAGG CATGTCAAATTCGGCAACATCAAAGTGATTTCCCGGCAGGCACAGAGTACCAGACAAATGCATTGACAGGTATCTACAACCCGAGAATTAACACAGCTCCTGAAGCATTTCCATACG AAAGTCTCGGTTCAAGACAGAACTCAAACTATGGGCATGGATTTGACAGAACAGCCAATCGAGCTGCACAAGGATCTTCCTCTGATTCAGACTATGAACATCACAACATTGATCGAGCACAACTTTACCCAACAG CACTGAACATGAATGACTCAATCAGTACATCATCTGGGGAAGGCTATCAAAACACACATATCAACATGGACACCATGCACTTGTCAG TTGATAAACTCCCAACTCATCTTGATAAGTGTCTTTTTGCACCATTGGCTTTTGGAGACACCGACTTACCTGCCACACCAACTCAAG TCGATATAAATGATTCAAGCAGTACGTCTTCAGGAGAGTTCTGTGAAAGCACAAAGAGTGACATGGACAACGTTATCAAAACAA CTGAGGATGCTTCACTTCAGGAAAATTCACTATTTTCAACCATGTCTTGCAATAACCAGCACTTACAAG caaaaaatatgaatgattcGGACAGTACGTCTTCTGGAGAGGTCTATCAAAACACAGAGTTGGACAATGATCTCATATCTG AAGATGAGGAAAGCCCATCACTTCCTCAGCAGTCACTCCAGACACCTCACGATGCTCAGATGACAGGAAACACTGTTGTTTACAGCGGCTTCCACACACAAG cggCAGATGGGAATGATTCAGACAGCACATCTTCAGGAGAGTGCTATCAAAACATAGAGTTTG AAGGTAAGGAAAGCCCATCACCTGAAGCATTTGTAGATTACAACAGCTCGCAGATGACAGGAAGTGCTGTCGGTAACCAAGGCCCTCATATACCTAGACAACTCAGTCAAG aaacaGATAATGCCAGCACGTCATCTGACAATTCGTATGTGAATGTTCCAGCAAGAAATCAGAATGATGATGGATTTTCTCCAGCAAGAGAAAAAGAAGTTCAGTCCTCTTCAGACAATGACTATGATGAGCCTGAAAACTggtga
- the LOC130433419 gene encoding T-cell differentiation antigen CD6-like isoform X6: MSPLLLFTVLQTLSLFQGFNITNDLHHKNVKPEDHSTIDLSVLILSHGCSGVLRTHRKNITVDVTLNLLDAQEQKDLANQICKNLHCGREHVMNKTVSSGVCLADCILKESKLHNCTTAAEDDCTNAIEVICEHQAARLAGGQDRCVGRVELLHNGQWGTVCDDEFDNRSGVVVCAQLGCGSITKSGLNFGAGRGPIHISKMKCNGTERNLWECSVNNTTPTDFCGHKEDSGIVCSESTMPTPTPTPSNTTNLTWTAESSTVAATKDNSGVSPAVVGCFILSLALLLFILSNAAVCVLYKRKESLGSRQNSNYGHGFDRTANRAAQGSSSDSDYEHHNIDRAQLYPTALNMNDSISTSSGEGYQNTHINMDTMHLSVDKLPTHLDKCLFAPLAFGDTDLPATPTQAVDINDSSSTSSGEFCESTKSDMDNVIKTTEDASLQENSLFSTMSCNNQHLQAKNMNDSDSTSSGEVYQNTELDNDLISEDEESPSLPQQSLQTPHDAQMTGNTVVYSGFHTQAADGNDSDSTSSGECYQNIEFEGKESPSPEAFVDYNSSQMTGSAVGNQGPHIPRQLSQETDNASTSSDNSYVNVPARNQNDDGFSPAREKEVQSSSDNDYDEPENW; encoded by the exons ATGTCACCATTGCTGCTGTTTACTGTTCTACAGACTTTGTCTTTGTTTCAAG GATTCAATATTACGAATGACCTTCATCATAAGAATGTGAAGCCTGAAGATCACTCAACCA TAGACCTCTCCGTACTAATTCTGTCCCACGGCTGCTCTGGTGTTCTAAGGACCCATCGCAAAAACATCACAGTGGATGTGACCCTCAACCTGCTGGATGCTCAGGAGCAGAAAGATCTTGCAAACCAAATATGCAAAAACCTTCATTGTGGTCGAGAACATGTTATGAACAAAACAGTTAGCAGTGGTGTTTGTCTTGCGGATTGCATTCTTAAAGAGTCAAAGCTGCACAATTGCACTACAGCTGCAGAAGATGACTGCACAAATGCAATAGAAGTCATCTGCG AGCATCAAGCCGCCCGATTGGCCGGAGGACAGGATCGCTGTGTTGGACGGGTGGAGTTGCTGCACAATGGGCAGTGGGGCACTGTATGTGATGATGAATTTGACAACCGAAGTGGAGTTGTAGTTTGTGCCCAACTGGGTTGTGGCAGCATCACAAAATCAGGCTTAAATTTTGGAGCTGGGAGAGGGCCCATCCACATCAGCAAGATGAAATGCAATGGCACAGAGAGGAACCTATGGGAGTGCAGTGTGAACAACACCACTCCCACAGACTTCTGTGGACATAAGGAAGATAGTGGAATTGTGTGTTCAG AGAGCACAATGCCTACACCCACACCCACACCAAGCAACACAACCAATTTGACATGGACTGCAG AGTCAAGCACAGTTGCGGCAACAAAAGACAACAGTGGAGTTTCACCAGCAGTTGTTGGCTGCTTCATCTTATCTCTTGCTCTGCTGCTCTTTATTCTGTCAAATGCTGCTGTCTGTGTGCTTTATAAAAGAAAGG AAAGTCTCGGTTCAAGACAGAACTCAAACTATGGGCATGGATTTGACAGAACAGCCAATCGAGCTGCACAAGGATCTTCCTCTGATTCAGACTATGAACATCACAACATTGATCGAGCACAACTTTACCCAACAG CACTGAACATGAATGACTCAATCAGTACATCATCTGGGGAAGGCTATCAAAACACACATATCAACATGGACACCATGCACTTGTCAG TTGATAAACTCCCAACTCATCTTGATAAGTGTCTTTTTGCACCATTGGCTTTTGGAGACACCGACTTACCTGCCACACCAACTCAAG CAGTCGATATAAATGATTCAAGCAGTACGTCTTCAGGAGAGTTCTGTGAAAGCACAAAGAGTGACATGGACAACGTTATCAAAACAA CTGAGGATGCTTCACTTCAGGAAAATTCACTATTTTCAACCATGTCTTGCAATAACCAGCACTTACAAG caaaaaatatgaatgattcGGACAGTACGTCTTCTGGAGAGGTCTATCAAAACACAGAGTTGGACAATGATCTCATATCTG AAGATGAGGAAAGCCCATCACTTCCTCAGCAGTCACTCCAGACACCTCACGATGCTCAGATGACAGGAAACACTGTTGTTTACAGCGGCTTCCACACACAAG cggCAGATGGGAATGATTCAGACAGCACATCTTCAGGAGAGTGCTATCAAAACATAGAGTTTG AAGGTAAGGAAAGCCCATCACCTGAAGCATTTGTAGATTACAACAGCTCGCAGATGACAGGAAGTGCTGTCGGTAACCAAGGCCCTCATATACCTAGACAACTCAGTCAAG aaacaGATAATGCCAGCACGTCATCTGACAATTCGTATGTGAATGTTCCAGCAAGAAATCAGAATGATGATGGATTTTCTCCAGCAAGAGAAAAAGAAGTTCAGTCCTCTTCAGACAATGACTATGATGAGCCTGAAAACTggtga
- the LOC130433419 gene encoding T-cell differentiation antigen CD6-like isoform X3 — MSPLLLFTVLQTLSLFQGFNITNDLHHKNVKPEDHSTIDLSVLILSHGCSGVLRTHRKNITVDVTLNLLDAQEQKDLANQICKNLHCGREHVMNKTVSSGVCLADCILKESKLHNCTTAAEDDCTNAIEVICEHQAARLAGGQDRCVGRVELLHNGQWGTVCDDEFDNRSGVVVCAQLGCGSITKSGLNFGAGRGPIHISKMKCNGTERNLWECSVNNTTPTDFCGHKEDSGIVCSESTMPTPTPTPSNTTNLTWTAESSTVAATKDNSGVSPAVVGCFILSLALLLFILSNAAVCVLYKRKACQIRQHQSDFPAGTEYQTNALTGIYNPRINTAPEAFPYESLGSRQNSNYGHGFDRTANRAAQGSSSDSDYEHHNIDRAQLYPTALNMNDSISTSSGEGYQNTHINMDTMHLSVDKLPTHLDKCLFAPLAFGDTDLPATPTQAVDINDSSSTSSGEFCESTKSDMDNVIKTTEDASLQENSLFSTMSCNNQHLQAKNMNDSDSTSSGEVYQNTELDNDLISEDEESPSLPQQSLQTPHDAQMTGNTVVYSGFHTQAADGNDSDSTSSGECYQNIEFGKESPSPEAFVDYNSSQMTGSAVGNQGPHIPRQLSQETDNASTSSDNSYVNVPARNQNDDGFSPAREKEVQSSSDNDYDEPENW; from the exons ATGTCACCATTGCTGCTGTTTACTGTTCTACAGACTTTGTCTTTGTTTCAAG GATTCAATATTACGAATGACCTTCATCATAAGAATGTGAAGCCTGAAGATCACTCAACCA TAGACCTCTCCGTACTAATTCTGTCCCACGGCTGCTCTGGTGTTCTAAGGACCCATCGCAAAAACATCACAGTGGATGTGACCCTCAACCTGCTGGATGCTCAGGAGCAGAAAGATCTTGCAAACCAAATATGCAAAAACCTTCATTGTGGTCGAGAACATGTTATGAACAAAACAGTTAGCAGTGGTGTTTGTCTTGCGGATTGCATTCTTAAAGAGTCAAAGCTGCACAATTGCACTACAGCTGCAGAAGATGACTGCACAAATGCAATAGAAGTCATCTGCG AGCATCAAGCCGCCCGATTGGCCGGAGGACAGGATCGCTGTGTTGGACGGGTGGAGTTGCTGCACAATGGGCAGTGGGGCACTGTATGTGATGATGAATTTGACAACCGAAGTGGAGTTGTAGTTTGTGCCCAACTGGGTTGTGGCAGCATCACAAAATCAGGCTTAAATTTTGGAGCTGGGAGAGGGCCCATCCACATCAGCAAGATGAAATGCAATGGCACAGAGAGGAACCTATGGGAGTGCAGTGTGAACAACACCACTCCCACAGACTTCTGTGGACATAAGGAAGATAGTGGAATTGTGTGTTCAG AGAGCACAATGCCTACACCCACACCCACACCAAGCAACACAACCAATTTGACATGGACTGCAG AGTCAAGCACAGTTGCGGCAACAAAAGACAACAGTGGAGTTTCACCAGCAGTTGTTGGCTGCTTCATCTTATCTCTTGCTCTGCTGCTCTTTATTCTGTCAAATGCTGCTGTCTGTGTGCTTTATAAAAGAAAGG CATGTCAAATTCGGCAACATCAAAGTGATTTCCCGGCAGGCACAGAGTACCAGACAAATGCATTGACAGGTATCTACAACCCGAGAATTAACACAGCTCCTGAAGCATTTCCATACG AAAGTCTCGGTTCAAGACAGAACTCAAACTATGGGCATGGATTTGACAGAACAGCCAATCGAGCTGCACAAGGATCTTCCTCTGATTCAGACTATGAACATCACAACATTGATCGAGCACAACTTTACCCAACAG CACTGAACATGAATGACTCAATCAGTACATCATCTGGGGAAGGCTATCAAAACACACATATCAACATGGACACCATGCACTTGTCAG TTGATAAACTCCCAACTCATCTTGATAAGTGTCTTTTTGCACCATTGGCTTTTGGAGACACCGACTTACCTGCCACACCAACTCAAG CAGTCGATATAAATGATTCAAGCAGTACGTCTTCAGGAGAGTTCTGTGAAAGCACAAAGAGTGACATGGACAACGTTATCAAAACAA CTGAGGATGCTTCACTTCAGGAAAATTCACTATTTTCAACCATGTCTTGCAATAACCAGCACTTACAAG caaaaaatatgaatgattcGGACAGTACGTCTTCTGGAGAGGTCTATCAAAACACAGAGTTGGACAATGATCTCATATCTG AAGATGAGGAAAGCCCATCACTTCCTCAGCAGTCACTCCAGACACCTCACGATGCTCAGATGACAGGAAACACTGTTGTTTACAGCGGCTTCCACACACAAG cggCAGATGGGAATGATTCAGACAGCACATCTTCAGGAGAGTGCTATCAAAACATAGAGTTTG GTAAGGAAAGCCCATCACCTGAAGCATTTGTAGATTACAACAGCTCGCAGATGACAGGAAGTGCTGTCGGTAACCAAGGCCCTCATATACCTAGACAACTCAGTCAAG aaacaGATAATGCCAGCACGTCATCTGACAATTCGTATGTGAATGTTCCAGCAAGAAATCAGAATGATGATGGATTTTCTCCAGCAAGAGAAAAAGAAGTTCAGTCCTCTTCAGACAATGACTATGATGAGCCTGAAAACTggtga